One window from the genome of Sphaerotilus microaerophilus encodes:
- the dgt gene encoding dGTP triphosphohydrolase, with amino-acid sequence MQLVSEERLRGSTAGYRGVLIASESDKARVVNSAAFRRLQQKAQVFPLEPNASVRTRLTHSIEVSQIGRYLTQKIIEKFVSNDTSSKRYNELTALVNIVETACLLHDIGNPPFGHLGESAVREWCRDIQLAGDVLHFDGNPQGFRLISFLAGEDRFGLNLSCSLLLSTIKYPWDVKNRPIDKKVGIFDSDVKSYEECCERLNWKTGKIFPLMQIMDIADEIAYSMSDLEDGLEKGIIDDEDLKNEFDPFFSEITAKSNHIKPFIAFKTAIIIKPAIKQATQRSRKSLIAKDFLDTQIFPV; translated from the coding sequence TTGCAACTTGTCTCCGAGGAGCGTCTTCGAGGGTCAACAGCTGGTTATCGTGGCGTCTTGATTGCCTCAGAGAGCGATAAAGCGAGAGTTGTAAATTCCGCAGCTTTCCGTCGCTTGCAGCAAAAAGCTCAGGTATTCCCACTTGAACCGAATGCCTCTGTGCGAACCCGATTGACGCACTCCATTGAGGTATCACAGATTGGCAGATACCTTACGCAGAAAATAATCGAAAAATTTGTCAGCAATGACACCTCCTCGAAGCGCTACAATGAGCTGACGGCACTAGTGAACATCGTCGAGACAGCGTGTCTTCTTCATGATATCGGGAACCCACCGTTTGGGCATCTTGGAGAATCGGCAGTTAGAGAATGGTGTAGAGACATCCAACTCGCAGGGGACGTTCTTCATTTTGATGGAAATCCTCAGGGTTTCCGACTAATATCTTTTCTAGCAGGCGAGGATCGTTTCGGATTAAACTTGAGTTGCTCGCTTCTGCTTTCGACAATCAAGTACCCATGGGATGTCAAGAATAGACCAATTGACAAGAAGGTCGGGATATTTGACAGTGACGTCAAAAGTTACGAAGAATGTTGCGAACGCCTAAACTGGAAGACAGGAAAAATATTTCCACTAATGCAGATAATGGACATTGCAGACGAGATTGCATATTCCATGAGCGATCTCGAGGATGGTCTTGAGAAGGGAATAATTGACGATGAAGATCTCAAGAATGAATTTGATCCATTTTTCAGCGAAATCACTGCCAAATCCAATCATATAAAACCATTTATTGCTTTCAAGACCGCCATCATTATTAAACCGGCAATAAAACAGGCGACACAAAGGTCCCGCAAGTCCTTGATTGCAAAGGACTTCCTTGATACGCAAATTTTTCCTGTTTAA
- a CDS encoding NADH:ubiquinone oxidoreductase, with protein MPSRRFGQRPHPTRLGKNPLASLLWLQTGACGGDSLALLSAVSPSLEQLLAGYSIELLWHPSLSSGHARRFDHVVDRILAGEQALDILCVEGSIVTAPRGTGLYDPWRGRGKMDLVRDLAERAGVVVAMGTCAAFGGVHAAPPNPSDCIGLQFDHAQPGGLFAPEWRSRGGLPVVNVAGCPAHPHAMTQTLAALVGDLPIELDGLNRPASHFSTVVHQGCTRNEYHEYDIEESQPGGKACLFFNLGCQGPMTQAVCNSDLWNGVSSKTRAGVPCFGCTSPTFPRDGDLFRTEKVGEVPIRLPLGVERPRYMAYKNLARAAAPQRVRDKEMKP; from the coding sequence CTGCCGTCGCGCCGGTTTGGCCAGAGGCCTCACCCCACTCGACTTGGAAAGAACCCCCTGGCATCCCTCCTCTGGCTGCAGACCGGTGCCTGCGGCGGCGATTCGCTGGCGCTGCTCAGCGCGGTGTCACCGAGCTTGGAGCAATTGCTGGCCGGCTACTCGATCGAGCTGCTCTGGCACCCGTCGCTGTCGAGCGGCCACGCCCGGCGCTTCGACCACGTGGTCGACCGCATCCTGGCCGGCGAGCAGGCGCTGGACATCCTCTGCGTGGAAGGCAGCATCGTCACCGCACCGCGCGGCACCGGGCTCTACGACCCCTGGCGCGGGCGCGGCAAGATGGACCTGGTGCGCGACCTGGCCGAGCGCGCCGGCGTGGTGGTGGCGATGGGCACCTGCGCCGCCTTTGGCGGCGTCCATGCGGCGCCGCCCAACCCCTCGGACTGCATCGGCCTGCAGTTCGACCACGCCCAGCCGGGCGGGCTATTCGCGCCCGAGTGGCGCTCGCGCGGCGGCCTGCCGGTGGTGAACGTGGCCGGCTGCCCGGCCCACCCGCACGCGATGACGCAGACGCTGGCGGCCCTGGTGGGTGATCTGCCGATCGAGCTGGACGGGCTGAACCGCCCCGCGTCGCACTTCAGCACCGTGGTGCACCAGGGCTGCACGCGCAATGAGTACCACGAGTACGACATCGAGGAGAGCCAGCCCGGCGGCAAGGCCTGCCTGTTCTTCAACCTGGGTTGCCAGGGGCCGATGACGCAGGCGGTGTGCAACAGCGACCTCTGGAACGGCGTGAGCAGCAAGACGCGCGCGGGGGTGCCCTGCTTCGGCTGCACCTCGCCGACCTTCCCGCGCGATGGCGACCTGTTCCGCACCGAGAAGGTGGGCGAGGTGCCGATCCGTCTGCCGCTGGGGGTGGAAAGGCCGCGCTACATGGCGTACAAGAATCTGGCGCGGGCCGCGGCGCCACAGCGGGTGCGCGACAAGGAAATGAAGCCCTGA
- a CDS encoding MBL fold metallo-hydrolase: protein MLRYHTVPVTAFQQNCSIVWCDETNAAAVIDPGGDLPRLKAEIARRALKLEQIWLTHAHIDHAGGTGTLARELGLPIIGPHEGDQFWIDGLPQQSVQFGFPQAEPFAPTRWLHDGDTVQIGRCVLNVRHTPGHTPGHVVFHSPEIGRCFVGDVLFAGSIGRTDFPGGDYDTLIDSISQRLWPMGDDTVFIPGHGPESTFGRERRSNPFVGGT, encoded by the coding sequence ATGCTGCGCTACCACACCGTCCCCGTCACCGCCTTCCAACAGAACTGCTCGATCGTCTGGTGCGATGAAACCAACGCCGCCGCGGTCATCGACCCGGGCGGCGACCTGCCCCGGCTGAAGGCCGAGATCGCCCGGCGCGCTCTGAAGCTGGAGCAGATCTGGCTCACCCATGCCCACATCGACCACGCGGGCGGCACCGGCACGCTGGCACGGGAACTGGGCCTGCCAATCATTGGCCCGCACGAGGGCGACCAGTTCTGGATCGACGGGCTGCCGCAGCAGAGTGTGCAGTTCGGCTTCCCGCAGGCCGAACCCTTCGCGCCCACCCGCTGGCTGCATGATGGGGACACGGTGCAGATCGGCCGCTGCGTGCTCAACGTGCGCCACACCCCCGGCCACACCCCCGGCCATGTGGTGTTCCACAGCCCGGAGATCGGGCGCTGCTTCGTCGGCGACGTGCTCTTCGCCGGCAGCATCGGCCGCACCGACTTCCCTGGCGGCGACTACGACACGCTGATCGACAGCATCAGCCAGCGCCTGTGGCCGATGGGGGACGACACCGTCTTCATCCCCGGCCACGGCCCCGAAAGCACCTTCGGCCGCGAGCGCCGCAGCAACCCCTTCGTCGGCGGCACCTGA
- a CDS encoding 3'-5' exonuclease has protein sequence MALFPQGYTQIAARCRHTEDGGAEKRVLDQLRRCLEDDYLVWHNVPVGTKGLYPDFVILHPGRGLLVLEVKGWRASAIREANRHDVLLDLPGGRVSRIHPLLQARGYATALVNQMEQDPGLCRSEGEPHAGKLLAPWGWGAVLANIERRKIADAENPHWDEVFPPERTLTREDLADDLDPATFQQRLWGLFTVTFRHTLTLPQRDRMRWHLFPEIRIQTQASLLDDDAQAVDPKARPVLSPADSLMQVMDLQQEQLARSIGEGHRVIHGVAGSGKTMILVYRAEKLAAIARPDWPILVLCFNRPLSVRIEALIRARGIDERVQVRTFHSWCYDMASSYQLGIPRNGRQTDYDRLAESVVQAVEQGRIPRAQYAALMIDEAHDFEDAWLRLAPQLVDPSTKSLLVLYDDAQSIYRRPRTKFSFASVGIEARGRTSVLKVNYRNTAEVLSLATRTAGQLLAGQEPDDEATSDIVHQQPLAAGRSGPLPELLRAGSPREEAERVADRIADAMAEGVTPADIGILARYNHLLDPIERALHQQGIPTQRLKGADGKRWQPDSVKLTTLHASKGLEFHTVAIVGLQAVPDARHAEDEEWRLLYVAMTRATHRLVLAGCGDSGAVERVSYALQKQQSPAVVAA, from the coding sequence TTGGCTCTCTTTCCCCAGGGCTACACCCAGATCGCGGCACGCTGCCGCCACACCGAGGACGGCGGGGCTGAGAAGCGAGTGCTCGACCAGCTCCGGCGCTGCCTGGAGGACGACTACCTCGTCTGGCACAACGTACCGGTGGGCACGAAGGGGCTGTACCCGGACTTCGTCATCCTCCACCCCGGCCGCGGGCTGCTGGTGCTGGAGGTGAAGGGCTGGCGCGCCAGCGCCATCCGCGAGGCCAACCGCCACGACGTGTTGCTGGACCTGCCCGGCGGCCGCGTCAGCCGCATCCACCCGCTGCTGCAGGCGCGCGGCTACGCCACCGCACTGGTCAACCAGATGGAGCAGGACCCGGGGCTGTGCCGGTCCGAGGGCGAACCCCATGCCGGCAAGCTGCTGGCGCCCTGGGGCTGGGGCGCGGTGCTGGCCAACATCGAGCGCCGCAAGATCGCCGACGCCGAAAATCCCCATTGGGATGAGGTCTTCCCGCCCGAACGCACCCTCACCCGCGAGGACCTGGCCGACGACCTCGACCCCGCCACCTTCCAGCAGCGGCTCTGGGGCCTGTTCACCGTGACCTTCCGCCACACGCTGACGCTGCCGCAGCGCGACCGCATGCGCTGGCACCTCTTCCCCGAGATCCGCATCCAGACCCAGGCCTCCCTGCTGGACGACGATGCGCAGGCGGTGGACCCCAAGGCCCGGCCGGTGCTGTCACCCGCCGACAGCCTGATGCAGGTGATGGACCTGCAGCAGGAGCAACTCGCCCGCAGCATCGGCGAGGGCCACCGCGTCATCCACGGCGTGGCCGGTTCGGGCAAGACCATGATCCTGGTCTACCGGGCCGAGAAGCTCGCCGCCATCGCCCGGCCCGACTGGCCCATACTGGTGCTGTGCTTCAACCGGCCGCTGTCCGTGCGCATCGAAGCCCTGATCCGCGCCCGCGGCATCGACGAGCGCGTGCAGGTGCGCACCTTCCACAGCTGGTGCTACGACATGGCCAGCAGCTACCAGCTGGGCATTCCGCGCAACGGCCGCCAGACCGACTACGACCGCCTGGCCGAGAGCGTGGTGCAGGCCGTCGAGCAGGGCCGCATCCCCCGCGCCCAGTACGCCGCACTGATGATCGACGAGGCCCACGACTTCGAGGACGCCTGGCTGCGCCTGGCGCCCCAGCTCGTCGACCCCAGCACCAAGAGCCTGCTGGTGCTCTACGACGACGCCCAGAGCATCTACCGCCGGCCCCGCACCAAGTTCAGCTTCGCCAGCGTGGGCATCGAGGCCCGCGGGCGCACCAGCGTGCTGAAGGTCAACTACCGCAACACCGCCGAGGTGCTTTCCCTGGCCACCCGCACCGCCGGTCAACTCCTGGCCGGCCAGGAACCGGACGACGAGGCCACCAGCGACATCGTCCACCAGCAGCCCCTGGCCGCCGGCCGCAGCGGCCCCCTGCCCGAACTGCTGCGCGCCGGCTCACCCCGCGAGGAAGCCGAACGCGTGGCCGACCGCATCGCCGACGCCATGGCCGAGGGCGTCACCCCGGCCGACATCGGCATCCTGGCGCGCTACAACCACCTGCTCGACCCGATCGAACGCGCCCTGCACCAGCAAGGCATCCCCACCCAGCGCCTCAAGGGCGCGGACGGAAAACGCTGGCAGCCCGACAGCGTCAAGCTCACGACGCTGCACGCCTCCAAGGGCCTGGAATTCCACACCGTGGCCATCGTCGGCCTCCAGGCCGTGCCGGATGCGCGCCATGCGGAGGATGAGGAATGGCGGCTGCTGTACGTCGCGATGACCCGGGCGACGCATCGGCTGGTGTTGGCGGGGTGTGGGGACTCGGGGGCGGTGGAGAGGGTTTCTTACGCGCTCCAGAAACAGCAATCGCCAGCCGTCGTCGCAGCGTAA
- a CDS encoding universal stress protein, translating to MLNVLVPIDGSENGLNALRHAIAEYRRDHALHLHLLNVQPGLSRHIARFVARRDRRAWHTEQAEAALRPARRLLEQAGVPYDAEWHIGDRADLICQTAQRLGCHHIVMGTARKNSLTRMLEDSVTNQVLEHTPVPVEVVAGAAVSRLERWGVPASFGLSLGALAWLALD from the coding sequence ATGCTGAACGTACTGGTCCCCATCGACGGGTCGGAAAACGGCCTGAACGCCCTGCGCCATGCCATCGCGGAGTACCGGCGTGACCACGCGCTGCACCTGCACCTGCTGAATGTGCAGCCGGGCCTGTCGCGCCACATTGCGCGCTTCGTCGCCCGCCGTGACCGCCGGGCCTGGCACACCGAACAGGCCGAGGCGGCGCTGCGTCCGGCGCGCCGGCTGCTCGAACAGGCGGGCGTGCCCTACGACGCCGAATGGCACATCGGCGACCGCGCCGACCTCATCTGCCAAACGGCGCAGCGGCTGGGCTGCCACCACATCGTGATGGGCACGGCGCGCAAGAACTCGCTCACCCGCATGCTGGAGGACTCCGTCACCAACCAGGTGCTGGAGCACACCCCCGTGCCGGTCGAGGTGGTGGCCGGCGCGGCCGTGTCCCGGCTGGAGCGCTGGGGCGTGCCCGCCAGCTTCGGCCTGAGCCTGGGCGCGCTGGCCTGGCTCGCGCTGGACTGA
- a CDS encoding universal stress protein, with amino-acid sequence MLLPVDGSEGALAAVRQVIAMHDGHPQPGSFRVDLLNVQHSVPGDVSTFVAGATLQDYHHERSAEDMAAARALLDAAKVPYTVHTRVGDAPAVIADTARELGSEQIVMGSRGLGAIAGALMGSVTTETLRLSPVEVVIAKG; translated from the coding sequence GTGCTGCTGCCCGTGGATGGCTCCGAGGGGGCGCTGGCTGCGGTGCGCCAGGTCATTGCGATGCACGACGGGCATCCGCAGCCTGGCAGCTTCCGGGTGGACCTGCTGAACGTGCAGCACTCGGTGCCTGGTGACGTGTCCACCTTCGTCGCGGGCGCCACGCTGCAGGACTACCACCACGAGCGCAGCGCCGAGGACATGGCCGCCGCGCGCGCCCTGCTCGATGCGGCGAAGGTGCCGTACACGGTGCACACGCGCGTGGGCGATGCGCCAGCGGTCATTGCCGACACCGCCCGCGAACTGGGCAGCGAGCAGATCGTGATGGGCAGCCGTGGCCTGGGGGCGATTGCCGGGGCCCTGATGGGCTCGGTCACCACCGAGACGCTGCGGCTCAGCCCGGTGGAAGTGGTCATCGCCAAGGGCTGA
- a CDS encoding nickel-dependent hydrogenase large subunit has product MARIELNVDLNRVEGDLSVQVMLEDGVVVEARTAGTMYRGFEQILLGRAPRDAMVITPRVCGICGTAHLYAAVLALEQIWGTPVPPNATRIRNLCLFAEGLQNDLRQTFLFFTPDFCHPRYAPHPLHDAMMRAFEPFKGEVYRETLAMTRRVLEIVAHFGGQWPHSSYMLPGGVVTPPDTRRLIACRAVLDELQRWYEQRVVGARLEDWLALDSADALFAWR; this is encoded by the coding sequence ATGGCACGCATCGAACTGAACGTCGACCTCAACCGGGTCGAGGGCGACCTCTCCGTCCAGGTGATGCTGGAGGACGGCGTGGTGGTCGAGGCCCGGACCGCCGGCACGATGTACCGGGGCTTCGAGCAGATCCTGCTCGGGCGGGCGCCGCGCGACGCGATGGTCATCACCCCCCGGGTCTGCGGCATCTGCGGCACCGCGCACCTGTATGCGGCGGTGCTGGCGCTGGAGCAGATCTGGGGCACGCCGGTGCCGCCCAATGCCACGCGCATCCGCAACCTCTGCCTGTTTGCCGAGGGGCTGCAGAACGACCTGCGCCAGACCTTCCTCTTCTTCACGCCGGATTTCTGCCACCCGCGCTACGCGCCGCACCCGCTGCACGACGCGATGATGCGGGCCTTCGAGCCCTTCAAGGGCGAGGTCTACCGCGAGACGCTGGCGATGACGCGGCGCGTGCTGGAGATCGTCGCTCACTTCGGCGGGCAGTGGCCGCATTCGTCCTACATGCTGCCGGGCGGCGTGGTGACGCCGCCGGACACGCGCCGGTTGATCGCCTGCCGCGCGGTGCTCGACGAGTTGCAGCGCTGGTACGAGCAGCGCGTGGTCGGCGCCCGCCTGGAGGACTGGCTGGCGCTGGATTCGGCCGATGCCCTGTTCGCCTGGCGATGA